In the Pleuronectes platessa chromosome 23, fPlePla1.1, whole genome shotgun sequence genome, ATCACTGAAGGTTGTAGTTTTTCATTGAATCTATTCACACTGTTCATGTTTCCAACATcccataatgtgatttaaaggtACAGTAACTGAAAGTGTGGAGCACTGCCTCCCTTCACTGCTCCTGCAGGAGCTGCACCCCCCACATGTACCAAGGTGCATCACATCAAACATGATCTCTGGATGAAATTCAccctctttatttacacaaccaCACGTTCAACAACCAGAATCagctgtgagagtgtgtctgtctgcgttAAACAAGCAGACATCACGTGACTGTGTGGACGCCACAGCCCACAGCGCCACCCGGAggctgtttccctctctctacTCAAGAGGGAGGTCTTTTGGTtggagagcaggacttattgatgTCCCATTCAGATTTAGTGATGCTCTCACTCTAAACCCTGCGCTCACACTCAACTCTCCCCTGCTTGAGCTCAGATGTCCTGCTCTTGAATCCAGGGCTGTGTATTGAAACCAGATGTTTGTCCAGCGCACACACAACGTACAGCTCATGGACGTGAGGAGCAGAATGTGACAACAAGTGCATTGAATGACTTTGGCTCCACTTTAACATCTAATATTTAGACTCAAGCTGTTTATAAACGAGCTGAATTATCAGGTTGTTCACATTGTTGATGgttttttaactgtttacaGTTCGAGGTCCTGTTATCCTGAAGAGCCCTGTCCGTCctgtgactgagggacagtcAGTTACTCTCAGCTGCTTATGGTACAGAAGAACAAACCTCGATTCCAACATCTCTTTCTACAAAAATGATGAACTCCTCCAAAGTGATGACAGAAGGAAACTGGAAATCTCAGCTGTGTCAAAGTCAGATGAAGGTTTCTACAAGTGTGGACGTTCAGGACGTTTCTCACCAGAGAGTTGGATGTCAGTAAAATGTGAGTGTGATCAATATGAGGTAGAAAAGGAGTCTCCAGGTTGAGAAGTAGATTTAAAACTTTTCTACTCAGTATTTTCACTGAGACGGTTTCTAAACACCAGGTCCACTTGATcaatacacttataaaactgtTTGTTACCCAGATACCAGCCATCTTTCACTTTTCAGGTCATtttgagccagagtctgtgaaaTCATGATGGAGGTGTGGAGCTGGGGTatcgaggtcccgcccatacatgtgctcgaccaatcacgagtcagagtcagctgtcaatcaggacgtttcactgtttttatagcatcaaataactaattaaaccaaaccgatcagaaacatgaacacgtgaacaaactcaaatgaaagaaaccatGGTTGACATTGGATTTTTGGATTGGATTCaatttattgtcattacacAGAGTACGAGTACAGAGGCAACGAAATGGAAAGAAGGTTGAAAGATTACAGCATAAaatgaggggagggaggagagaaaaacaaccccCAGACTATGCTCCTAGAGGAGTCCAATGTGGGAACAGGAAAAAAACCTCAGCACATAAgcacatacattttaaacatgacttgcaacggggaggggggaggggggatggaGGTAAGCCAGTGACTGGGTGTTCTGAGCCCAGCCAGTTGGAGGATGGAGGTAAACCAGCACAGACAAGCAGCCATCCGGTCCTGCTGCCGCGAAGCGCTGGTCACAGACCCACCTGTCAAACTGGGGGTATGAAGCAGGCCAAGGCGTGGgatggggggtgtggggggtgcATATCTGTGTAATATGaacgtgtgtatgtatgtaaagTTCGTGTATAAGTAGGCCTGGGTTGTCGCCTTCCCCTAGGCCACAATCAGACAGATTCTCAGTTCGCAAGATTGTCATTGGCATGGAGACAGCCTTGATGGGGTTCTTGACAGGGACATCAATCCCCAGGTgtctgtggggaggggggggggggggggggggggcaagagggTCTCACTGCAGCGCTCTTCAGTTGTTGTTCCAGCAACGGCCTTGGCCAGGCCCTTGGTGGTTGGGGGGGCCGAAACAGATAAGATTGGGGTTGTTTGGACTTGCAAGTAGCCGCATTCCAATTTGCACGTCTACTCTATCTccactttcacagatttttcCAACAGGTCTCCGAATCGATCCAAATTGCTTTGCAGAGCCGTGAGCTTCTCCATGTTGATATCCATCTGGCGGTTAAGAGCCGCAGTCTGAGATCCGACAGCTCTGCCCAGCGCATCAATCATGAGGGGCAGCCTTAGGGGGCTTTTGACAGCTGTCAccgtttcatttattttcagataAACCAGGGCAGCGCCTAATCCAATCAGCAGAAAGCCTGTAATCATGGTTCTGAATAGGTAGATGTCTTCAACGTCCTCCACGGAAAGGGCCGCTAGGCACACGACACGCCACTTAACCCACGTGTCCATCGAGTAGCCATCTGCGAACGTCCCAGCAGGACAGACAGGTTCCCCCGAACCCGAGTTCCTCGTCGAGAAGATGGTGTCAACTGATCAAATCCATGATTTTAAGTTCGTAGAGCGGTGCGGAGAGAGTCTCTCAAGTTTAGGACAAGACAAGACGAAGGGAGCCCAGCAGGGAAGGttagggggaggagagggagagaaaaatgcGACCGCCTTCGAAGAGAGCCAAACGAGAAGAATGACAtgtactgcaggcagccaccagggggcggtgttatcgtttggcttcacttttgggggcaGTGATGTCGATGGCTGAATGTGAAGCATCCAGAAATGTCATTGGTTCCAAAATGAACATCTGTAGACAAACATGAAGACGTGTTTCTGTTGTGACCATGTTCTGTTTCAGCGGCTGCACCACCacctgtcctcactgtgtctcCATCATGGCTGACTCCTGGAGCCTCAGGGACTCTCACCTGTGGGGGGGTTCCACATCCCACTGCAGGATGGAGGTTCTACTGGTACAGAGCTGACCCCATTAGTTTGGATCAAGCCCCCAGCTGTTCACAGTCAATTCTATATGGGTGGAGTGATCTGCACATTCCTGACAAGTTCAGTTATGAGCTGCTCCCAGGAAGCGACGGAGGAACTGAACAAAACTCCTTCATCATCCAAGACCTGACGGAGTCAGCAGGTTATTCATGTCGAGCTGGAAGAGGAGACCCCGTGTTTTACACTGAGTACAGTAACACAACGTGGGTGTGGCCTGTAGGTgagtttgtttctttctcttgaaGCAGATGTTGTCCCTTCAGTCGGTCAGTTACTTGGGGAACTTTACTTTGGCTGGTTCCTCCAGCTGATTCACTTTTAGAGGtcataggtcaaaggtcaaaggtcaagacaGATACAGGGTTAGAGAGACAATCTGAAGTTTATATTGATCAGAGAATCATTCCCCAAAATCTAATGTCACGTGAAATTATTCTGTTTGTTCATCCTATAGGACTGACCTGAAGGTGATATTATTTATGATCATATGCTCTGACTGACAtcatcatgatgtcactgtgatgttATCGTATCTTTCCCGCAGTAGTGTCTTGTTGAAGTCGGTGTtcgaagagaggagacgcggaGCCAGTACTTACAAGTATAATGTTTATTACACAAAAGTATTATAGGTCAGGACGAGTTTCTAGAAAACTCTGAGATAACACACAAGCCGAATAGTGAAAATCCGCCTTGACTCTGCAAGGTAAGGCGTTTTATAGGGGAGTTGTTTACCACAAACCTAGAGATAAAATGACGTCACACAACCGGGTCTTCTGCCTAAATTTGGGAATGTGTCGTACCCAGTGATGCCAGTAACGGCGGTttttctaataaagtgagtgttggcaaaactggttatcatttttatgttgaggcggcggggtgATGTCGGCAGGGGTTGAatgtaacttgtaaagtaacttgtattctaacttagttacttttaaaatcatgtaatctgtaaagtaactaagttacttttaaaatcaagtaatctgtaaagtaactaagttactttttcaaagtaactgtggcaacacagttactttgaaaaaaacaaattaagattTAAGGACCCGCTGaaaaccatctctcctctcattaTTCCATAGGCAGTTCAAGGAtagttcagacaaagagaaacacactgaacacatctgGAGATAATACTTAAAGGTTTGAACTTAAGATTCAAGGCGCCTCAAGATATTAACATGTCATTATGATCTATACCTATGCTAAAGAAAATCATTAGCTGGATATTAACATACCATTTTTGGTTTGTAACTGTGCTATGGATATCAATTAGCTAAGGGAATATACTACAATGTCAACAAAAGATGTCGTCCTTCTGACGTTTCCCCTGTAAAATGACTCAAAGCCTAAAATGACATCTTTAATCTGGAATCATTACAAATGTATTCTGGTAATATTATGACCTGATTCCCAAAACAAGATGTGACTGAGATGGAGTCTCTGCTGATGACTTCACGTCTTTAATGCTCAACTAATTTAAACCATTAGTTTCTGTTTCACTCTTCATGTCACGTTTTTCAGATTCCTATTCGTCAGTGTCTCTCACAGTGAGTCCGGACTCAGTGCAGCACCACTATGATGACCAAGTCCGTCTGACCTGCGAGGGAAACTCTGATAAGTGGAGATTGTGGATATTTACTGGAGACAAAGTAGAATTGTCAGAGTGCGAGTCTCAGGAGACAATCACAAGCTTCACATGGAACATGGATCGTTTTCCTTCTGGAGTTtactggtgtggatctggatcagagaTCAGCAACGCAGTCAACTTCACTGCAGGTTGTAGTTTTTCATTGAATCTATTCACACTGTGCATGTTTCCAACATcccataatgtgatttaaaggtACAGTAACTGAAAGTGGGGAGCACTGCCTcccttcactgctccttcagGAGCTGCACCCCCCACATGTACCAAGGTGCATCACATCAAACATGATCTCTGGATGAAATTCAccctctttatttacacaaccaCACGTTCAACAACCAGAATCagctgtgagagtgtgtctgtctgcgttAAACAAGCAGACATCACGTGACTGTGTGGACGCCACAGCCCACAGCGCCACCCGGAGgctgtttccctctctgcacTCAAGAGGGAGGTCTTTTGGTtggagagcaggacttattgatgTCACATTCAGATTTAGTGATGCTCTCACTCTAAACCCTGCGCTCACACTCTACTCTCCCCTGCTTGAGCTCAGATGTCCTGCTCTTGAATCCAGGGCTGTGTATTGAAACCAGATGTTTGTCCAGCGCACACACAACGTACAGCTCATGGACGTGAGGAGCAGAATGTGACAACAAGTGCATTGAATGACTTTGGCTCCACTTTAACATCTAATATTTAGACTTAAGCTGTTTATATACGAGCTGAATTATCAGATTGTTCACATTGTTGATGgttttttaactgtttacaGTTGGAGGTCCTGTTATCCTGAAGAGCCCTGTCCGTCctgtgactgagggacagtcCGTTACTCTCAGCTGCTTATGGTACAGAAGAACAAACCTCGATCACAACATCTCTTTCTACAAAAATGGTGAACTCCTCCAAAGTGATGTCAGAAGGAAACTGGAAATCTCAGCTGTGTCAAAGTCAGATGATGGTTTCTACAAGTGTGAACGTTCAGGAGACTTCTCACCAGAGAGTTGGATGTCAGTAAAATGTGAGTGTGATCAATATGAGGTAGAAAAGGAGTCTCCAGGTTGAGAAGTAGATTCAAAACTTTTCTGCTCAGTATTTTCACTGAGACGGTTTCTAAACACCAGGTCCACTTGATCAATACACTTATAAaaccttttcaaatatttttacatCTGGAAACTTATTGTACacatatataaagtatttctacGTCTAAAAACCTTTTGTGcacaatttaaaatatacatttttttcacgtCAAAATGTCTGAAGTGTTGGTTCTATGTTTCTCCTCGTCATGGATCTTTCTTtgctcctcactgctcctcgtCTGATCAGTGACTCCTGCAGCACCTCCCTCTGCGTCTCCTGTGCTGCTGGTCGTTGGGCTGGTTGGAGGCTTCACActgattctcctcctccagctgctgctgttgtgttggtGCAGGAATTCAAAGAGTGAGAGCTGCTCtggttcatttcatttaaatcaaacttattCCAAACTATTGTCACGATAGTCATGGACCAgaggttgaaaaataaaatcatgtaacGTGATCATTATTGTCTTTTCCACAGATCTGTGTTGTGACAGGTTGGTTCCACTCTCTCTTGATTCATCTTCAACAAAACATCAATACTTtactttttctgtttcattcacttgtgattgtttgattgtttcAGGCTCAGCCAGTCTctgagaaccaatcagagctcagaCCCAACTGTCCACTACGATGAAGTCCAGCTGCCAGTGTACTCGTCTCTTCTCCACGGTCAGccgtccttctcctcctgaatgTCTTCACAGATATTTCTAACTTGATGCTTTTCAGAAGAACCTAGTCACAAAGTTTCCAATTACATTTcatgttgatttgattttttattgaCTCGTAGGTGACGACTGCATCTATGACTCAATCAGAGGAGACACGGAGGAAGGTACAGtataaaatgtgtctcctgcagagaaGTCCTCAATGAAAAACCTTCTGGTTTCAGGTGGACGGACAGATGAGgacagaaatgtccaacacgaaGTCATGACATCAATACACACGTGTGGTTTTCCAACATCTCATTTTAGTCACATGGTGCAAAGACAGACATTTGGACTCTTCAGTTGAGTCTGAAGCAGAGTTACAGGTGGAAAGGTTCCTCAGACCCGGATCCAGACCAAAGCACCAGAATGTAGTCTGAcccggatcaaactgaaccagggaTCGGTTTTGCTGCGTCCACATAATGTTTGAACAACAAGCTGACGTTCATTTGCATTGGACCACGTGTGGAGCACCTGCAGCTGGTGAAGCTGGTTGTGATAGAGATAATAGAGTGGCAACGAGATCAACtacatgaataaaacagtggTTCTCCACCTTCTCAAGTCGGTTCTGTCTGATCTTCACAGGAACCCGAGGTGATCCAGAGGAGACGTCTGACTACGTTAATGAAAATCCACATTCAGCTTCAGGTACAAATATTAACAACTGGCTGTTCAGCTACTGGCTCATGTGCATCTGAAATAAACCTCAACTGAAACTCCATCATATCATTATTAAATACTTCTTGTATGATAAGTATGCAGTTCAATTGGTGTCTCAAATTTCAAATCCTTTGTGTAAAACTATGAACGGCCTTGATCCTGTTGTGGTGTTGAAGTATCAAGTGTGTACTCTAGTAATTTAGAGTTATTGTCACTTTGTTTCAGGAGGACTATGAATGGTGCATCCTCCAGAAAACAAGAGCATGAAAATCAACATTCATCCTGAAACACCTTCACATGTTAGACTCACCAGTTTTAAAACAGCTCATTGGAAAGAACGACTTGATCTGGATTGAATTTCAGTatagatgaaaaataaatgttgtgataTTTGCTTTGTGTTTACGTTCAATATTTCAATTGGCTGATATGGGCCTTTTAAGATGTGCTCCGATatgaaaaggtttattttaCAGGATAAACAATGTGCATtatgattatattttacattgaaCATTTTTTGTCTTAATTCAAGCTCTATATATTCTgtcgtatttgtgttttctttcaatttatctttatttcttaaaattgttttgttttaattgagcTTTATTGCCAATTTTATATATAAGCAATAGCTTTTTACTCCTTGATATCGCTGAAAGCATTGGCCCCTGAAAAAAGtttattctgtatatttttGCCGCAGTCATGCAACAAAAGTTTGAATACAACCTGTGATGTTTTCCATTCATACGTATAAAAATGTCTTGGTTATTATTCACCAATGACTCAATGGAGGACGATGTCAGAAAGGACATCGTCAATCTGtgtgttatgttccatatacagtctgtggttatgttccatatacagtctgtggttatgttccatatacagtctgtgtgttatgttccatatacagtctgtggttatgttccatatacagtctgtggttatgttccatatacagtctgtggttatgttccatatacagtctgtggttatgttccatatgttccatatacagtctgtggttatgttccatatacagtctgtagttatgtttcatatacagtctgtgtgttatgtttcatatacagtctgtggttatgttccatatacagtctgtggttatgttccatatacagtctgtgtgttatgttccatatacagtctgtgtgttatgctccatatacagtctgtgtgttatgtttcatatacagtctgtggttatgttccatatacagtctgtgattatgttccatatacagtctgtgtgttatgttccatatacagtctgtgtgttatgctccatatacagtctgtgtgttatgttccatatacagtctgtggttatgttccatatacagtctgtggttatgtttcatatacagtctgtggttatgttccatatacagtctgtgattatgttccatatacagtctgtgtgttatgttccatatacagtctgtgtgttatgctccatatacagtctgtgtgttatgttccatatacagtctgtggttatgttccatatacagtctgtgtgttatgctccatatacagtctgtgtgttatgttccatatacagtctgtggttatgtgtgATTATTTCCATGGCTCGTAATTCTCTGTTTGATGAAAACACTCGTCTGCAGACAGTTtagctttttgttttgaaatgtgatgAAATGTAACAGATTATAATTCAAACACATAATTGAATGTgttctttcttttatctttattaaacTTTGAAATCCCAGCTGGACTCTGTCGATATATCAGAACATATGAAAATCATAGACATTGATGATTGTAGTGCATCAGAATGTGGGCTTAGTATTACAATGATATGTGATAAAGGTATTTTGATAGTTTAAAGGAGGTTTCCGTGGAGTTTTCTTGgatttttctctgtgtgctaTTGTGAAGATGGGATTTTTACATTATAACACATTGTGAAACTACAAAACCTACAACGTATTattcattattgttatttttctcatttactATTTTAACTTGACTGGAAGCCATGTTTGCACAATCCTACCAGGGCCTGTTGGGACATGAGTGGAACTCGTGTCCCTGAGGGGCCTGAACACTTCTTCCCCTCTTCAATGAGGAGGGCAGGTATATGAGCCACTGCAGGAAAACCTCCTTCCACAAGCAAGAGAAAACTTACCGcacatcacacaacacacatttacaggTGAGCCAATGGGGTCCTGGTCTTTGCTTGTGTTGAGCCTCCTGGGGATGTTGTGTGTGGAGCCCGGGTTTGGACAGAGAGGCGACGTGGACCTGGGGGAGTGGATGAGAGCTCAAGAGAAGCTGACTAAGGATTTACTGGAGAATCAGAGACGTGTAGAAACCCAACAGCAGGATCTTGAAgccctggaggcccggctcaatGCGACTGTTCACCAGCTGATGGGGCAGAAGGCCGACATAGACCAACTGAAGGAGGAGAACAAAGGTACGTGATCACAACTGGAATATTACCACAAATTATCCCAGTAATGCATTTCGTCAgttaatatatttcattttcaaaactGGCACAGACCTGCAAACACGACTGAACGCCTCAGAGATGGAGATTGATAAGCTGAAACAGAGCGGTGGTAAAGGTAAGACAAGCAGACTTTAACCACTGGTTTATCAATATTCTACTGTAGAAAAATGTATCTGGTATTCCTGAAATAAGTCATCTACTCTCTGCGTGTGATTTCTTTCACTTTAACCTGAACACTTCTCTACATGTTTTCTCACAGCCGCTCCTCAGATCGCATTCTCGGCCTCTCTGTCAAACTCGGGGGAGATTTACAGCGGACCCTGCACAGACAAGTCTCTCATTTTTAAAAGAGTCTTCTCAAACACCGGCGACGCCTACGATCACAATACAGGTTGGTTAAAATATCAACATCAAAGAACTGGTTTGAAACTAATTTGTTCTTGTAATCACTCGATGTCCAGAGGCTCTTAAACTCAAACACCTGCTTCTGGTATTTGAAACAAGatcaaacaatgtgagagaATTCAATGAGACCACATGAGCTCATCACAGTGCTCTTATGAAATTAAAGCTGATCATTATTTTTTAGATGTGTGTAAATCACATTCCAGCTCTAATGGagcctgttttctgttttggatcatgaataaattaatttgaatgatAATTCATTAATCACCTTGAGTTTCCTGCTCCTTGGTTCTGAAAAGCCACAATTCAAAAAGGTTTGCCCACACTCATATCAGTGTATACAACAATCAGGATATCAAACCACTAAACATGATTTTTCTATcccattaattattccctgaAAAATAGGCTACATTTTCCCCATGTTTGAGAACAAATCTGTGGTCAGCCTCTTTGTGGAAATccgttctgtagtttttgcagaCTCCTGCTGATTAACTCAACTTGTAATGTCACTGAGTCATTTAGTGTCTTCTCTGTGTTGCAGGAATCTTCACGGCGCCTGTCGGTGGCTCCTACTTCTTCAGCTTCAGCACCTACGGCTACAACACCCACGTGATGGGCGCCATGTTGATGAAGAACGGCCTCCTGCAGATTTCCACCCATGAAAGCCCGACAGCCGACGGCTCGGACAGCAGCAGTAACGCTGCTGTGCTGCGCCTGGCGGCCGGCGACAGGGTGCACGTGGAGCTGTGGGACAACGGCAGAGTGTTCGATAACCTGAACGGACACACCACCTTCTGTGggtttctcctcttccccatgtagatcaacacacacattatattctCACTGCGGTTCTCTCCTGACATGATAAGAAAAAACTCAATTCATGTTTTCATTACTCAGAGAATTTTATTAAAGTTATGTGGGAAAATTCAGCGTAAATactgcaaaataaataaactcacTACATTGtccgttttcttttctctgctgaTTCTGCCTGATGGACTGAAAACTGAACTATGACCACAAGTGGGACAGCGCCCTCTTGTGTTCACAGTGAGTTTTAGAATCCATAGTTATTTTATACTTTTTGTCCTGGATTTAAACacctttaaataaattaaattcatCTCAACCAAAGTATACCACAGTTCATTGATGTCCTACTTTTGACAAGCCTAAAGATTTATCTaatttacactgtaaaataaactATATTGGAAATACCCTCATCCTGCCCTCATCTGCAGTGGATGATCTGACAGTGACAGCTTCAAGTCTGATTCCTCAGGTAAACTATTCCAGAGGCCCGGGGCCTCACCATTTGTCTTTAGCCTCGACCGACTGATACCTAACCGGGCGAGCAGAAGATCTCAAACAATAAGCGACACACTTTTTATCAACATGTCTTACAAACGTAAATCTGGTGGCAAAACCAGCAGAGACGCTCGTATGTCATTGTTGGGCCCGGGCATCTTGCCCATGTTTTCCCACCTCTGCGTTGTGGGGTCATAACGATGAACCATGTTTGTGTCGCTGTATTCCTCGTGGCTGTATCCACCCAGCACGTAAAACTTTCCCTCCAAAACCGCACTTCCTGCTCCGACATGCGGCACCGGCAGAGATGTGATCGCGGTCCAGGTGTCAGTGTCCGGGTTGTACACTTCACAGTCAAGCATGTCCACAACGTTCACAGGTGCACCTGCGGTGGTTCCTCCTGCGACGTAGAGGCGGTCGCCCAGAGTCTCCATGCAGTGTTTAGCCCGAGGTTTGTTCATGTTCGCCAGATAGGTGCTTCCTGTCTCTGGGTGGTACCGAAACATGGAGGAAAGACACCTGTAGTCGCTGTTCATCCCTCCTGAGACCAGGATCTGCCCTTGTACGACTTTTGCCACATGACCGCTCAGAGGTAGATCCAAGGGCCAAGTGAAGCTGAAAGAGAAACGATTCATATGTACGAATATTTGCACTGATCAGCCAAGACACAGTTTCATATAATCAgctaataaatattttaaacatggTTATAAACCAAATTACATGTTTACAACTATGGCGCCTTATTCTCAGActtttttaaaatgtcaatatGTTTCTTGTTAGTTCTCTCCCTTTttggaatgatctttgacctagGGAATAATCTCTGGTCAAACAACAATACAGATTTGGTGCAAGCTACCGATGTAGTAGATCGTTGTTAAGCAAACCTGACCAAATTCTTGAAATGCTTATTACACTTTGCTTTGAAAAATCCCATCAGACTGACCTCCAAGAGTTTGAAGTGGGGCAGTATCGTTCCACACTTTCTATATATTCCGGGTCACAGTGTCCACCTATGGAGAACACCTTCCCCTCCAGCACAACCACAGAGAACAGGCATCTGTTCTGCTGCATGTCAGCCAGTCTCTCCCAGCTGTTCTGATGGGGGTCATATCTACAGATGTGGAGACAAACAATATGTGTATAGAAGCAGTGATGGATTCTGGATTTGGAAAGCTGTAAATGAATGTTCCTGGAATATTCAAGAGCAACTTCCCTCACCTGTAAACAGAAGTCAGGGTGTCATCGGTGCCATAATACTTTTTGCCCCCGAACACGTATAGTTGTCCAGTGAGCACCGCCACCTCGTGACTGAACCTCGCCGACTCTGG is a window encoding:
- the LOC128429871 gene encoding uncharacterized protein LOC128429871: MFNGDRLRLFECESHETSFTWTMDFFPPGVYWCGSRSEISNAVNISSVGGDVFLKSPVHPVTEGQSVTLSCLWFRRTNLYSNISFYKNDELLQSDDRRKLEISAVSKSDEGFYKCERSGDFSPESWMSVKSAAPPPVLTVSPSWLTPGASGTLTCGGVPHPTAGWRFYWYRADPISLDQAPSCSQSILYGWSDLHIPDKFSYELLPGSDGGTEQNSFIIQDLTESAGYSCRAGRGDPVFYTEYSNTTWVWPVDSYSSVSLTVSPDSVQHRYDVNVRLTCEGNSDKWRLWIFTGDKVELLECESQETITSFTWIMDYLLPSGVYWCGSGSEISNAVNITEVRGPVILKSPVRPVTEGQSVTLSCLWYRRTNLDSNISFYKNDELLQSDDRRKLEISAVSKSDEGFYKCGRSGRFSPESWMSVKSAAPPPVLTVSPSWLTPGASGTLTCGGVPHPTAGWRFYWYRADPISLDQAPSCSQSILYGWSDLHIPDKFSYELLPGSDGGTEQNSFIIQDLTESAGYSCRAGRGDPVFYTEYSNTTWVWPVDSYSSVSLTVSPDSVQHHYDDQVRLTCEGNSDKWRLWIFTGDKVELSECESQETITSFTWNMDRFPSGVYWCGSGSEISNAVNFTAVGGPVILKSPVRPVTEGQSVTLSCLWYRRTNLDHNISFYKNGELLQSDVRRKLEISAVSKSDDGFYKCERSGDFSPESWMSVKLTPAAPPSASPVLLVVGLVGGFTLILLLQLLLLCWCRNSKNLCCDRLSQSLRTNQSSDPTVHYDEVQLPVYSSLLHGDDCIYDSIRGDTEEGTRGDPEETSDYVNENPHSASGGL
- the LOC128430558 gene encoding complement C1q tumor necrosis factor-related protein 3, which translates into the protein MGSWSLLVLSLLGMLCVEPGFGQRGDVDLGEWMRAQEKLTKDLLENQRRVETQQQDLEALEARLNATVHQLMGQKADIDQLKEENKDLQTRLNASEMEIDKLKQSGGKAAPQIAFSASLSNSGEIYSGPCTDKSLIFKRVFSNTGDAYDHNTGIFTAPVGGSYFFSFSTYGYNTHVMGAMLMKNGLLQISTHESPTADGSDSSSNAAVLRLAAGDRVHVELWDNGRVFDNLNGHTTFCGFLLFPM